One region of Solanum pennellii chromosome 6, SPENNV200 genomic DNA includes:
- the LOC107023233 gene encoding serine/arginine-rich splicing factor SR34B-like, with translation MSRSSRTIYVGNLPGDIREREVEDLFYKYGPIAHIDLKIPPRPPGYAFVEFEEARDAEDAIRGRDGYDFDGHRLRVELAHGGRGNSSSDRYNSGNNSGHNGGRNNHKFGAPKRTEYRVLVTGLPHSASWQDLKDHMRRAGDVCFSQVFREGSGTTGIVDYTNYDDMKYAIKKLDESEFRNAFSRSTIRVKEHDSRSRSRSRSYSRGKSGSRSRSRSYSRSRSRSKSPKAKSSKRTRSRSRSVSSQPRSGLKGRSLSRSPSRSRSPVPSRPKRVSKSPKPRDSRRSQSLSKSPKPRDSRRSKSPSKSPKLRDSRRSKSMSKSPEPRNSRRSPSRSKSPKPRNSRRSPSRSRSRSRSGSLSR, from the exons ATGAGTCGTTCAAGTAGGACGATTTATGTTGGTAATCTTCCTGGTGATATTCGTGAGCGAGAAGTGGAGGATCTGTTCTACAAG TATGGCCCGATAGCACATATTGATCTGAAAATTCCACCAAGACCCCCAGGTTATGCTTTTGTTGAG TTTGAAGAGGCACGCGATGCTGAGGATGCTATTCGTGGGCGCGATGGCTATGACTTTGATGGGCATCGTTTGAGG GTTGAGCTTGCACATGGTGGGCGTGGTAACTCATCGTCAGATCGTTATAATAGTGGCAATAATAGTGGCCATAATGGTGGTCGTAATAATCACAAATTTGGAGCGCCCAAACGTACCGAGTATCGAG TTTTAGTTACCGGATTGCCCCATTCAGCATCCTGGCAGGATCTCAAG GATCATATGCGTCGAGCTGGGGATGTTTGTTTCTCACAAGTGTTCCGTGAGGGGAGTG GGACCACTGGAATTGTGGATTATACCAACTATGACGACATGAAATATGCT ATAAAAAAACTTGATGAATCTGAGTTTCGGAATGCTTTTTCTCGTTCAACAATTCGG GTGAAAGAACATGATTCTAGAAGCCGCAGCCGCAGCCGTTCTTACTCGAGAGGAAAGAGTGGTAGCCGTAGCCGCAGTCGAAGTTACAGTCGCAGCCGGAGCAGAAG CAAATCTCCTAAAGCTAAATCGTCAAAGCGTACAAGATCTCGTTCTAGATCTGTCTCTTCTCAGCCCCGTTCTGGGTTAAAAGGACGCTCTTTGTCAAG ATCTCCATCAAGATCCAGATCCCCAGTACCATCT CGCCCAAAACGTGTGAGCAAAAGCCCAAAACCTCGCGACTCCAGGAGAAGCCAGAGCTTGAGTAAAAGCCCAAAACCTCGTGATTCCAGGAGAAGCAAGAGTCCAAGCAAGAGCCCCAAACTGCGTGATTCCAGGAGAAGCAAGAGCATGAGTAAAAGCCCCGAACCACGCAATTCCAGGAGGAGCCCCAGCAGGAGCAAAAGCCCCAAACCACGCAATTCCAGGAGAAGCCCTAGCAGGAGCCGCAGCCGGAGTCGCAGTGGGAGTTTGTCAAG GTGA
- the LOC107021315 gene encoding universal stress protein PHOS34, with protein MGEEKSVMVVGLEDNQHSFYALEWTLDHFFTNYNSNSPFKLVILHAKPTPASIIGLAVGPGSVEAFSAIESNLKKIAARVVEKAMEICKAKSVNDVVVEIVEGDARHVLCEAVEKLHASVLVVGCHGYGVIKRTVLGSVSDYCAHHAHCSVMIVKKPKTKA; from the exons ATGGGAGAGGAAAAATCAGTGATGGTGGTTGGATTAGAAGATAATCAACATAGTTTTTATGCATTAGAATGGACTTTGGatcatttttttacaaattataattCTAATTCTCCTTTTAAACTTGTTATTCTTCATGCTAAACCTACTCCTGCTTCTATCATTGGTCTTGCTGTTGGTCCTG GGAGTGTGGAAGCTTTTTCAGCCATAGAGtctaatttaaagaaaattgcTGCAAGGGTTGTGGAGAAAGCTATGGAGATATGCAAAGCAAAATct GTGAATGATGTTGTAGTTGAGATAGTGGAAGGTGATGCTAGGCATGTCCTTTGTGAAGCTGTAGAGAAACTTCATGCCTCTGTTTTAGTTGTTGGTTGTCATGGTTATGGAGTTATAAAGag GACTGTTTTGGGTAGTGTAAGTGACTACTGTGCTCATCATGCCCACTGCAGTGTGATGATTGTGAAGAAGCCAAAGACTAAAGCTTAA